The Heptranchias perlo isolate sHepPer1 chromosome 18, sHepPer1.hap1, whole genome shotgun sequence genomic interval gtgagttgtgaggaggatgcaaagaggcttcaaggggatatagacaggctaagtgagtgggcaagaacatggcagatggaaaatattgtggaaaaatgtgtaagttatccactttggtaggaaaaaaagaaatgcagggtattttttaaatggtgagagattgggaaatgttgatgttcaaagagacctgggtgtccctgtaaatgagtcactgaaagctaacatgcaggtgcagcaagcaattaggaaggcaaatggtatgttggcctttattacatgaggaattgagtacaggagtaaagatgtcttactgcaattatatagggccttggtgagactgcacctggagtatgaagtattgtgtacaattttggtctccttacctaagaaagggtatacttgccatagagggaatgcaatgaaggttcaccagactgattcctgggatggcaggattgtcatatgaggagagattgagtagactatgcctgtattctctagagtttagaagaatgagaggtgatctcttgaaacgtacaaaattcttacagggctcgacagggtagatgcagggaggatgtttcccctggctggagagtctagaaccaggggtcatagactcagaataaggggtaggccatttagttctgagatgaggagaaatttcttcactcagagggtggtgaatctttggaattctctaccctagagggctgtggaggctcagtcattgagtacattcaaaacagagatcgatagatttctagatattaaaggcatcaagggatatggggatagagaggAAAATGGCGAtgagggagaagatcagccatgatcttgttgaatggcagagcagactcgaggggcccgattggcctactcctgctcctatttcttatgtatgttcttatgtatgtaaAATATAAAGGGAGAAACCTGTAACCTAGATCGtgtgactgggagtcaatgtttTCATGGAAATAAACAACAGGATCCACAGAGATTACTTCAGCAGAAAATGCCGTGGGGTTGCTTACATTAATAATGACGTAATTACACTATAAACAGGACTAACACGTAACCATGTTGTTGAGAATTGCATCTCACATTCACTGTGCATCTGTCAATCTGCGCCAGGCAACGTTCAGACTCACTTCCTGTTAATCCAGTCAAGGTTCAATGCCCTCTAGTATTTTCACAGTATGCTTATCTTTACTGTCATGCAACATCTGCCAAAAATGATTTCCCATCAACGGTGCTGAACTAGGGACAGTATTTGGATTAACTCTGACTTTGGGTCCCTCATTTAGATTTGTCCAATCTGACATTTGGGTGGTCAGAATCGAAGTGCAAGGAAACCAGGATGAAACACAATGGGAAACGAGGAGAACTTGGTTGCTAAGGCATTGAATGTACTCAAACCTCGAGACTGTCCTAGAAAATGAGTATATAACCAAGAAAAAGCTTGCTGATTGATGTGACTCTTCTCACCCCTGGATTATGATCTCTCTCCATTGCAACCTTTCTTATCTTTTACTATCACTAGTATTGTCACTGCTCCTTTGAACTTTGCTCTTTTGTTCCTCGTTAGATTAAAGACACTGTTatatgctcttcctcctcccttcatTCTCACTGTTTCGAAATCAGAACTCATTACACAATCTTTTGTTCTATAACTCATTTGTTTTCAAGatttcaaaactgtggaactccttacctccatcagtcttcccttcctcctataaATTTCAGGCTGCTATAAAACTAAACTTAGCCATTAGTTCTTGATTTACCTAGACTTGTCTCCAACTTTTTTCAACCTTGGGCCTTAGATGTTTAAAAGAAGAAACCACCACAGAAAATGAATGTCTTGGATGGAGTGTAAGTATAAAAACGGTATTAGGTGGGTGGGAATCCTCCCTTTGATGCTAATCCCTTCCAATTGGGAAGTATCTAGCCTGTCCTCGGAGCCTGCTGTCAACAGAATGCTATGACTGAGATTGCTAACTCAACATTTGGCGGAAATTGCTGATACTTACCATGCTCTCATACTTCCATCGATACTAAGGCACCCTACAGAATGCACCTAAACTTGAACTCAATTGATATGAAATAAATTGACCATCTTACCAAACCAGTGACTGTACATTACAGTCATTGTCTTACTTGAATGAAAGGCTCCCATACTCACACATGAATGACCTTTCATTATGCCTGGTTACCAGAAGTGTGACAGGTTCTAATAGCAAGCTGGTAGGCACTTTTGCAGTTCTAATTCAAATAGTTCCATTGACATCAAAACCACAAGAGAAAAAACTTGAACAGTATATGAATGCCAGCAGAACTCCAGAGGTGGAACTAAAGGCGTAAACCTAACTTCCAGCTATTTACCATGTAGACAATTTACACTAATTATAGTCTatgtttgaaaaaaaatgtaatttgctTCTTTCTCACTGTGGTGCAGGTGCAATGAGCCCAGTTGCACTTAAAGCAGTGTGACGTATACAATATTGACAGTAACTGGGGATACAAGGACATTACATATGTcgttcccccccacctccccccttacCAAATACAAACTAACTATTCAGTATATAATTTTTTTGTAAACAGAGTTTGGTGTCAGACATCACCCTCAGTACTCAGAAAGGTGAGTAGGTATATTAGTCTTACAATGAAGCTTCAGGAAGAACCCATCAGTGCATGGCATTGATCACACGATCAATTATTAGATGAGGCATCTGGTTCTACAACTGAGTGTGTGTCCAATCCTAAAATCTTAAACTAAGCCTAAGTTCCTACCAGAATGCTAGCATAGTTCCCTTCATTTGCTGGACTGGCTGACTGTGTCACTGCTGTTGTCAAGGGTCTCCATGGAGAAGAGCATAGCAACACCAGTGGGAATAATGAGTGTTGGTAACTACTCTTGCTCTCTGTGATTAAGTTACTATAAGGACTGACAGAACCCATTTATCCACAAAGGGCTATTCATAAAAAAAACTCGGTGTCAGTTAGCGTCAAACTTTTCCCACTCTGGTGGTGCGATGCTGCCGAATGACCCAGTTTAttggaacattttttaaatgtattttttggtAGACTGAAATGGGGTTTATCCATCAGGAACAATTTAGCAgtcaccagatttttaaaaactgctgcaGGGTTTAAAACTAAAACTCTTAATTGCAATGCAATAAGAGCAACAATTATATCCTCATACCCAAAAAGGGCAAGATGACAGGCTGTGAAGTCTACCTCAGCCTTTTCAATAACACAAGTTTTTGTGTGAAAGTGTTTACACAGTGTACCATAAAAACGTTTCTGTATCAAGATCAGACAATTGAGACACTGCAGCACTGAGTGCTAAAACCCAGTTCCTGACCTGAGCCACTCTCAAGGTGCTAAATGCAGACTGGAGCATCCTTCTTGCTGCATATGCAATGCAATATTCACTGAAAACAATTGTTTCTCCATGGGACTGATTAGTAATAGATCCCTTAACAATTAATTGTTTTAATACTGATTTAAAATAGCTGGGGTTTATCCCAATTCAACCAACCAATCAGGTAGTTGGTGATACATTTACAGGCCTGTTGCTAATCATAAATTGACACTAATGAGTTGAAAGAAATAATCAAAGGCTTAAGCAGGCTACtcttctctccgcagatgctgcctggcctgctgaatgtttctagcatttcctgtttttatttcttcaGCTAAACTCGCTTTGTTTTCAGATTAAATGTGTAATTATGGCATTATCAATGGATCTTAAAATGAAAGTTCTCTCCTTTTAGTGAACCTTGGCGATGTTCTGAACAGCAGCAAGAGTGACAGTCGGCCATGTTGACAGATTCTGTTAAGGAGCTATCTCTCTAGCAACAGACACATGAAAGCAATTGAAAAATGATCAGCTTTTGCCCGCAGTCCATCACCGTGGCAACAGTTGTTTTTCTGTTGCTTACAACTGCAGGTAGGAAGCTTAATGCAATTCATGAACACGTggtgatttctttttaaaaggatTAAATGAGTCGTCTAACGAGACTTATCGAGCACATTCACAAAAAGTTAAAGACATGTGACTATTTGTTAACAATTCCAGTTTTAGATGTTAACCTGTTTCactctccaaagatgctgcctgacctgctgagtgtttccagcattttctgtttttattccagtatTTTGCTATTACTTCAAAGGTTGTGTTTTAAAGCATATTATACTCATgaaagtttcttttttaaaaaggctcTCAGATGATAGCAAGATGCTAATGACCTCGCTTTGATGATGTTTCCTCAGATTGTAgataataagcaattcattagttTGTCTTGGTAATTGGTAAACTATGGTTTCATGGGAAAATGCCACTGGAAGGACAGCTGGGAACGGAATAATATCCACAAAATATTAGAAGAATTTAACATCACCTTATCATGCATCTATCTACACTAGTGTTTTGCTTTCTTTGAACAGTAATCTCAGCACATTTCCGGGTTTGTGAGCCTTACGCAGACGTCAAAGGGAGATACCACTTTGGTTTCCACTGTCCACGCCTATCGGACAGCAAAAGCTACATGTTCTGTTGTCACCACAACAGCACAACCTTCAAGTACTGCTGCAACGAGACAGAATTTCAGACAGTAATGCAGATAAACATGACCAGACAGGCAGACGGGTACACTCATAAGTAAGTACTGTAGTTCCCGAGTCCAGCCAGATTTATTTGATCCTGATTAAAATAGTGCATAAACTATTAGTCATAAGAATACTGTGTCATTTACATGTGACAGATGAAGAAGAAAACATAGGCCTCGATTTTGGCCACCAGCATATATTGGGCAGATGGTGTGCGCAGCAATCACAACACCCGCCCGATGGTGTCAGCGAGAGGTGCGAACTATTTTGATGGTTGGGCTTCATTCAAGTTCAATTGGTGAATCGCCCGCATGTTATGAGCACCGAACATGGGAAATCCGGCAGGTCAGCCTTAGAACACGGGTTAAAGGGGAGACCTGGGATGAGGAGCATTATTGAAGGgcgtaggcttatcatcaaggagcagggagagcaatGAAAGTCATCATAGAGCCAAAAAACAGCCAAATAAGTCCATTTGTATTCTTGCCAGACCTGCTTcaggtgattttttttaagtgacacCGGTTCCAACCATTTCTCACTCTGTGTAGTGCATGACTTCTAAAGATGACTTCATTATGGCATCAAGGTCCTAACTACAACAGAGGACCCCAAATTACACATCTTCATGAGGCGCCCAGGTATCTGCAATGGGAGGCCGGGCCTGCTAACATCAAGGCTCACTCGAAAATCGTGCAGGCAGGCCCCGGGGCTGGAAGTCAGCAGTAATATTTTGCAATTTTAGTCTCAGTGCGGCTCCATCCAAAGTGAAAAAAAAGATGGTAGAGAGACCAAAATCAGGACCATGGAGCAGATTATTAACACAATCCAGGACATCACTTAAATTCAAAGCTGGAAATGTTAATTACTTGGCAAATTTGACATTTTGCAGCTCAcagttaaccccctccccccacccaaaaatAAAGCAATACAAATCTGGATTTCATATCTGTCTCATCCTAAACAAAAAAGTAATCTGTGTTGATCCCAAAGAACATATCACTATATACAAGGGGTCCacatgagtgtgtcagtgtttgcagggaTCCCCAGGATTGTGTTACTATTAGCAGGGATtatccaggagtgtgtcagtactaaCCAGGGGTCGCATTGAGACTGTCAATATTTACAAGGGTCCCAAggagtgtgtccatatttacAAGGGGCCCCCCAGTAGCATGTCAGTATTCACAAGGGTTACCCAGGAGtgcatcaatatttgcagggcaCCTAAGTGTCTATCAATATTTACAAGGAATTCCCCAGGAgcatttgcagggggtctctcACAGAAAAGTTTTAAACTAGTGGTTTATATGAGTGCAGCACAACCCAGAGGTATAGATAACAAACACGCGTTTCTATTGTGCAACATATACCTGAACCATTATTTTGATGCTGAAAAGGTGGGATGCCATCACGTTAGTGTTTTGTTTCTTGTTGCCTCTATATGTTAACAGCCAACCTATCGAGACACTTTTCATTAGTCGGTACACATTCTGTTTTAGCTTCTGCTATGAAATTTATTTTTGTTGTAACAGCATTTATGCCAAAATTTGTCAAAGTAAGTAAAATTATCATGACATTTTCCTGTGAATTAGTATTTAGTGGTATTTTCCATATTAGATATATAATGTCATATTTTAATACTCCTTGTGTTGTTTATTGCATATAAAACTGCATTACTGCCATCACCCTCAAGTGACTACATTTTTGTTTCAGTAACTACAGTGCACTGGTTGGAGTATGGATTTATGGCTTTTTTGTCCTAATCCTGCTTGTACTGGACCTTCTCTACTACTCTGCCATGAACTATGAGATCTGTAAATTTTACTTGTCTAAATGGGGAATCCGAGGCAGCTGGCTGAAGCAGGATGAGGGCCAGTGGAACAGCCCTactcagggacagggacaggcccaggcccaggccccggcctcagcccagtcatcaCAGGCTATGCAGACGCTGAAGGCAGAAGTTCAGAGCCCAGCTTTGATGTCTTTTCAAAGTTCAACTGCATGGTGAGTAAACACAGCTTTAGTATGTTACTTTCAACAGCCACATCCCCAAAACACATTTCTCATCTGAATTCTGTATTAGAAATTCTTAAAGGCCTGAGAAAATTatggtctcaattttaaaatggtggcggGATTGCagcggggtgggagggaggaggaggtgcgccgacaggctggttgccgacaggagctgcaacaccgaggtggggtgggggcgggagagagagagagagtgaaagacgtcatccgcgctggaacagagagtggagggcgctgaagatccggggtgggggagggggaggggaagatcggagtagggggaagaggggaaattcggagagggggggagggcagaGGAGGAGATCCGGGGAGGGCAGAGGGGGATATCCGGGGGGGCGGCGGAGGGGGaaatccgggggtgggggggaggcagagggggagatctgggtggggggggggggggggactgaggggagatcagtggggggagagggggaaaccggagagggagacatcaggggctgagcgggacatcggagagggagacactgggggaAGAAGGGGATATCAGCGAGggggacattggacatcggagcagaggGGGGTGTGCAGGTGAtatcggtggaaaggtaggtttattttgtttttttaactttgtgcaatggttttttatttaatttatttactttatttttgcctgatccggcccttcacgcctggcgtgaatcggaagccatgggaaagccgcccaggtaaatcggtgtaactatctactatgtcagaaataaagtaccttaagtacctcaatgaggtacatttggttctttaactatcatccctccggctttaattgctgacgGGACGTCTGCATTTGGGAAGCGCACGcgcacacaggcgcgtctgtgggacacctggaagtcggcgggttggtgccggcttccttacccgctcaggattttcccgattttcacagccccccgcccccaacgcacccgcaaattCATTTGAAAATCTGAGCCCATGTGTTGCTTTCCCTGACTGTCCACGATGGCTCCCTATTTCACTCTTTATCTGACTTCCTTCAAgaacctttttttttcaaatgcacAGTTATAATTCAGATTTACCAAACCTAAATCTAGATGGAAATTGCCTCCATAGACCAGACAATACCAATCACTGGAGGTTCAGGTCACAATCGGATGACATCCAGTAGACCCCAGTTAGAGCTCCTCTGCTCAATTTGAATACAGACCATCAGCAAAATTGGATAAGCTCACTAAATGACATAGCATTTAGAAATCGGACatctgggcctaaattttaacaccaCGAGCGGGTGGCTTGAGGGCAGATGAGAAGGTAAAAAACTAAAACTCGACCCCAACTCACCTCCACCCcgtccacttccagttttaatggaggcagatCGAGGGGCAGGTGACCAGCCccttctcaggaggcgggtcggtcagtggaagcttttaaggaggcagtGGGActccattttgacagcttttttatttttaactcctggaagCTGGGATTTCCGGACCTTCTGCTTcaagccacgtgagaggaggcgagaaggcccagctcagcaggtaagtgcctttattgcactgcttgtgggcccagaggagcaggagtgcttcccccaggcccaacaagcctacctgcagtaaTCCCACACAGGCAATCGACCGATCACCTCCCCAACCCCCCTACGGTCTCCgaacccccccatcccccggtGACTCCTGACCCCGATGACCCATGGCCAACCAccctgatgacccccgaccccctgatgactgacttcCCCCGACCCCATCTAAGTCTTACCCGCTGGCATCCGTtccctggctcttctcccgtccggcTGACGACCAGCCTGACAAAAAaaattacttccgggtttcctatcAAGAATCCCCTCCCGATCCCCCGCCTCCCAgttccgggttaaaatttacctcctGGCATCACTGGGCGACTGGAAACACACAATCCTCTAATAGGTTCAAACTTGGGTTACAATGCAaattcttttgttctttcttgaAACAACCAACTAttaaaataataatggaaaacaaataACACTTTGTATTAAATTATTTAACATTTATTATCAATAACATTTATTATTATGGCTTCAACCACAGACAGCAGGCATCCCACTTGATCCGAATCGGGTAAAAACACTGCTAAAATGCCTCGAATTTGGGTCAAATCATGCTGAAGACCGACAGTAAAACTTTTATCTGATGATAAGAACTTGTGTGTCATCATTGTAGTAGTTACATGATTGGAACACAGCTGCCCATCTCAGTACAACAGCTGAGTTGTCTCAGGTTTTGCTGGAATAAGATATGGCCTATTTGTGGTGTCATTATACTTTACCAATGCTGAGCAAATGGATGGTCTCTCCTGGACAGTAATGGAGAATTGTCACAACAAAACAGCACTGTGAGGTATTAACTCATCTCacagtttattttaatttaatacgAATGGGACAAGTAAC includes:
- the LOC137335005 gene encoding protein shisa-like-1 isoform X2; translated protein: MISFCPQSITVATVVFLLLTTAVISAHFRVCEPYADVKGRYHFGFHCPRLSDSKSYMFCCHHNSTTFKYCCNETEFQTVMQINMTRQADGYTHNNYSALVGVWIYGFFVLILLVLDLLYYSAMNYEICKFYLSKWGIRGSWLKQDEGQWNSPTQGQGQAQAQAPASAQSSQAMQTLKAEVQSPALMSFQSSTA
- the LOC137335005 gene encoding protein shisa-like-1 isoform X1, whose product is MISFCPQSITVATVVFLLLTTAVISAHFRVCEPYADVKGRYHFGFHCPRLSDSKSYMFCCHHNSTTFKYCCNETEFQTVMQINMTRQADGYTHNNYSALVGVWIYGFFVLILLVLDLLYYSAMNYEICKFYLSKWGIRGSWLKQDEGQWNSPTQGQGQAQAQAPASAQSSQAMQTLKAEVQSPALMSFQSSTAW